From the genome of Vicia villosa cultivar HV-30 ecotype Madison, WI linkage group LG2, Vvil1.0, whole genome shotgun sequence, one region includes:
- the LOC131647226 gene encoding eukaryotic translation initiation factor 3 subunit I-like has translation MRPILMKGHERPLTFLKYNRDGDLLFSCAKDHNPTVWYADNGERLGTYRGHNGAVWCCDVSRDSGRLITGSADQTAKLWNVQTGQQLFTFNFDSPARSVDFSVGDKLAVITTDPFMELTSAIHVKRIAKDPADQTGESLLVLKGPQGRINRAIWGPLNRTIISAGEDSIIRIWDSETGNLLKESDKESGHKKAITSLAKSADGSHFITGSLDKSAKIWDSRTLSLIKTYVTERPVNAVAMSPLLDHVVLGGGQDASSVTTTDHRAGKFEAKFYDKILQEEIGGVKGHFGPINALAFNPDGKSFSSGGEDGYVRLHHFDADYFNIKI, from the exons ATGAGGCCCATTCTGATGAAAGGCCACGAGAGGCCATTAACATTTCTCAAGTACAACAGGGATGGAGATCTTCTCTTTTCCTGCGCTAAAGACCACAACCCCACTGTATGGTATGCTGATAACGGTGAACGTCTGGGCACTTATCGTGGTCATAATGGTGCTGTTTGGTGCTGTGATGTCTCTA GAGATTCGGGCCGACTCATTACAGGTAGTGCTGACCAGACGGCGAAGCTATGGAATGTGCAAACTGGCCAGCAATTGTTCACATTCAATTTTGATTCCCCTGCACGGTCTGTTGACTTTTCTGTCGGTGATAAGCTTGCAGTTATCACCACTGACCCATTCATGGAACTGACTTCAGCAATCCATGTCAAACGCATTGCTAAAGATCCCGCAGATC AGACTGGGGAATCTTTGCTTGTCCTTAAGGGCCCTCAGGGAAGAATCAATAGAGCTATATGGGGGCCCCTCAACAGAACCATTATCAGTGCTGGAGAAGACTCTATCATTCGAATTTGGGATTCTGAG ACCGGAAATCTACTTAAGGAGTCGGACAAGGAATCTGGCCATAAAAAGGCAATAACATCACTCGCCAAATCTGCTGATGGTTCACATTTCATAACTGGCTCCCTTGATAAGTCTGCTAAG ATTTGGGATAGCAGAACACTGTCTCTAATCAAGACATATGTAACAGAACGCCCTGTCAATGCAGTTGCGATGTCACCTCTTCTTGATCAT GTGGTACTTGGAGGTGGTCAGGATGCATCATCTGTTACAACTACTGATCATCGTGCTGGCAAATTTGAAGCAAAGTTCTATGATAAg ATTCTCCAAGAAGAAATTGGAGGCGTAAAAGGGCATTTTGGACCGATCAATGCTCTAGCCTTTAACCCTGACGGAAAAAG TTTTTCAAGTGGAGGTGAAGATGGATACGTACGTTTGCATCATTTTGACGCAGATTATTTCAATATCAAAATTTAG
- the LOC131647227 gene encoding protein LATERAL ORGAN BOUNDARIES-like, producing MASSYSSNPPCAACKFLRRKCHEDCIFAPYFPAEEPHKFVNVHKIFGASNVSKILNEVLPHQREDAVNSLAYEAEARIKDPVYGCVGAISVLQKQLLSLQKELDAANADLIRFNHQGSSSYGQVHSHVFFNYPSN from the coding sequence ATGGCATCTAGCTACTCATCAAATCCTCCATGTGCTGCTTGCAAGTTTCTAAGAAGAAAATGCCATGAAGATTGCATATTTGCACCCTATTTTCCAGCAGAAGAGCCTCATAAATTTGTAAATGTCCACAAAATATTTGGTGCAAGTAATGTTAGCAAAATTCTGAATGAAGTTTTACCTCATCAAAGAGAAGATGCAGTGAACTCTTTAGCTTATGAAGCTGAAGCAAGGATTAAAGATCCTGTTTATGGCTGTGTTGGAGCTATTTCAGTTCTTCAAAAACAACTTCTTAGCCTTCAAAAAGAACTTGATGCTGCTAATGCTGATTTGATTAGGTTTAATCATCAAGGTTCTTCTTCTTATGGACAAGTTCACtctcatgttttttttaattacccTTCTAATTAA